A window of Fibrobacterota bacterium contains these coding sequences:
- a CDS encoding YeeE/YedE family protein, whose protein sequence is MGRLRYFLLGAYFGLVLTKSQVISWYKIRNMFYFREPDLYLIIGSAVLVGALSVRLIKRYHPRTFQGEPLSIPGKQLTRGTVLGGFLFGLGWFTTGTCPGPIYAQIGAGEAWALFTLAGALMGAYLYARLRPWIG, encoded by the coding sequence ATGGGCCGCTTGCGGTACTTCCTTTTAGGAGCCTATTTCGGTTTGGTCCTGACCAAATCCCAGGTCATCTCCTGGTACAAGATCCGGAACATGTTCTACTTCCGCGAGCCCGATCTGTACCTCATCATCGGATCGGCGGTGCTGGTGGGCGCCCTTTCGGTACGACTGATAAAGCGCTACCATCCCCGCACCTTCCAGGGCGAACCGCTTTCAATTCCCGGCAAGCAACTTACGCGCGGAACCGTACTCGGCGGTTTCCTGTTCGGCCTGGGGTGGTTCACCACCGGCACTTGCCCAGGTCCCATCTATGCGCAAATAGGCGCCGGAGAGGCCTGGGCCCTCTTCACCCTGGCCGGCGCGCTGATGGGAGCCTATCTCTACGCCCGTCTGCGGCCCTGGATCGGCTGA